GAGTGATGCGGCGAGGAGCCGGAGCGCCTCCGGGCAGCCGGAGAGATTTTCGCAGGCGGATATTTTTGCGCAGACCGGGGCGTCTGTACAGACAGAGAAATTCGCGCAGACTGGAGAACCCATGCAGGCGGAGCGGCATTCACAGACCGGGGCGTCCATGCAGGCGGAGCGTCATCCACAGACCGGGGCATCCATGCAGGCGGAGCAGTTTTCGCAGACCGGATCGTCCGCGGCGCCGGAGGAAGTGCAAAAGCCGCAGGAGCTGCATTTTACTATCCAGCGCGGCGACGACGCGCAGGAAAACGTGATACCGGCATTTTCGGTTGCCGATCTGGGCGCCGGGGAAGACAGATCAGAGGAACCGTCTGAAATGCGGGAGAGCGTGCCATCCGCCGGTGAACCTGCGGATTATGAGCAGGAAATGCCAGAGGTACGCTCGTTCCAGAGCAGAGCGGCGGTCCGCACACAAAGCCTGTCCCCGGATACAGGGGATATGCCGGATACTTCACAGGATACTCCGGCAGCCGCCACAGGCGCGCCGGAAATGCCCGTGGGCAGCCGGAGCCTTAAAAATCCCAAATCCTCCCGCGCGGAGCAGGAAAAAGAGCTGGACAACGTGGCGCAGGAGATTGCGCTGTCGGAAGAGCAGCCAAAGCCCGCCTATGTATTTCCACCGCTCTCCCTGCTCACAAAACCCGCCCGCGGACGAAGCGGCGGCAGCGACCGGGAGGTGCGGGAGACAGCCGCAAAGCTGCAGCAGACGCTGCGTAATTTTGGTGTGAACGTAAATGTGACAAACGCAAGCTGCGGTCCGGCGGTCACGCGCTACGAGCTCACCCCGGAGCAGGGCGTAAAGGTAAGCCGCATCGTCAATCTCGCCGACGATATCAAGCTGAACCTTGCCGCTTCCGATATCCGTATCGAAGCGCCGATTCCCGGAAAATCGGCGGTTGGCATCGAGGTGCCGAACAAGGAGAACAGCACTGTGCTGCTGCGCGAGCTGCTGGAATCGGAAGAATTTAAAAATGCAAAATCGAATTTAAGTTTTGCCGTCGGAAAGGACCTTGCCGGAAAGGTGGTCGTGGCGGATATCGCGAAAATGCCGCATCTGCTGATTGCAGGCGCCACCGGCTCCGGAAAATCCGTCTGCATCAACACGCTGATTATGAGCATTCTCTACAAGGCGGACCCGGAGGACGTCAAGCTGATTATGATTGACCCGAAGGTGGTGGAGCTGAGCGTGTACAACGGTATCCCGCATCTGTTTATCCCGGTTGTCACCGATCCGAAGAAAGCGTCCGGCGCGCTGAACTGGGGCGTCGCCGAAATGACGGACCGCTACCAGAAATTTGCTGAATGCGGCGTGCGTGATCTGAAGGGCTATAACGAGAAGATTTCGCAGCTCACCGATATTCCGGAAGAGCAGCGGCCGAAAAAGCTTCCGCAGATTGTCATTATCGTGGATGAGCTTGCCGATTTGATGATGGTGGCTCCGGGCGAGGTGGAGGACGCTATCTGCCGTCTGGCGCAGCTTGCGCGCGCGGCGGGCATCCATCTGATTATCGCCACGCAGCGTCCGTCCGTCAATGTTATCACCGGTCTGATTAAAGCAAATATGCCCTCCAGAATTGCATTTTCCGTGTCGAGCGGTGTGGATTCCCGCACCATCATCGATATGAACGGCGCGGAAAAGCTGCTCGGAAAGGGCGATATGCTCTTTTATCCGCAGGGGTATCAGAAGCCGGTGCGTGTGCAGGGCGCGTTTGTCTCCGATAAAGAAGTCAGCAATGTGACGGACTTTCTCACGCAGAAAAATGATGTTTCCGGCTATAAGCAGGAAATGGAGGACCGCATGACGCAGGTAGCCCAGGCGTCCGTATCCCTTCCGGGAGCCTCCGGCGGGGCAAACGAGCTGGATTCCAACTTTGCCGAGGCAGGCCGTTTCATCATTGAGAAGGATAAGGCGTCTATCGGTATGCTGCAGAGAGTCTTTAAAATCGGCTTCAACCGGGCGGCGCGTATCATGGACCAGCTCTCCGAAGCCGGCGTTGTCGGCCCGGAGGAGGGCACAAAGCCGCGCAAGGTACTGATGACGATGGAAGAATTTGAACGATATATCGATGATTACGTATAAAAATTCTTGCAGTTTTTTTGGCTTTGCGGTATAGTTAAGTTAAGTGCCTGTGCACATCATCATGGAGGAGGAAAATTTTTATGTACAAGATTTTGAAAGCAGGGAAACTTGCAGGCAATATCTACGAAATGGTTGTTGAAGCGCCACGAGTTGCAAAGCATTGCCTGCCCGGACAGTTTGTCATCGTCAAGATGGATGAAGTCGGCGAACGTATTCCGCTGACCATCTGCGACTATGACAGAGAAGCGGGCACAATCACGATTGTATTCCAGCCGATCGGCGCATCCACAGAGAAGTTTACATACTTAAAGACAGGCGATT
This is a stretch of genomic DNA from Marvinbryantia formatexigens DSM 14469. It encodes these proteins:
- a CDS encoding DNA translocase FtsK 4TM domain-containing protein; this translates as METKNKKDMDSSKKPSGTKARAQKSSGSRTSEGSAKKGSAKKTDGSAKKGSAKKTDSSTGKGSAKKTGAAAKSGGAKSAGAASSERAGNSGTAGTRTAARRREIDVPDIRRAPGTPVFAEVFLWILIALCLILFLNNIFAFGVKALDTVSGFFFGVFGACAYLAPLLVVFLAAFIIANRASLPSWVKSGAIFIFFLCICAFTELLSGSFDGARVFSDYYAAGRDLRAGGGVAGGLLCRILCPVFGQVGAWILLIVLLIICAVIITERSLFDNLRRNGSRAYRRAKEDSRAKRQMHDLKKEKNKLQKQRRMQEEIERLRAGEDEEEIRLQVRRPRRANIVSGVMEDTRLDPHMPASEEIHEVVPRMSRQSDAARSRSASGQPERFSQADIFAQTGASVQTEKFAQTGEPMQAERHSQTGASMQAERHPQTGASMQAEQFSQTGSSAAPEEVQKPQELHFTIQRGDDAQENVIPAFSVADLGAGEDRSEEPSEMRESVPSAGEPADYEQEMPEVRSFQSRAAVRTQSLSPDTGDMPDTSQDTPAAATGAPEMPVGSRSLKNPKSSRAEQEKELDNVAQEIALSEEQPKPAYVFPPLSLLTKPARGRSGGSDREVRETAAKLQQTLRNFGVNVNVTNASCGPAVTRYELTPEQGVKVSRIVNLADDIKLNLAASDIRIEAPIPGKSAVGIEVPNKENSTVLLRELLESEEFKNAKSNLSFAVGKDLAGKVVVADIAKMPHLLIAGATGSGKSVCINTLIMSILYKADPEDVKLIMIDPKVVELSVYNGIPHLFIPVVTDPKKASGALNWGVAEMTDRYQKFAECGVRDLKGYNEKISQLTDIPEEQRPKKLPQIVIIVDELADLMMVAPGEVEDAICRLAQLARAAGIHLIIATQRPSVNVITGLIKANMPSRIAFSVSSGVDSRTIIDMNGAEKLLGKGDMLFYPQGYQKPVRVQGAFVSDKEVSNVTDFLTQKNDVSGYKQEMEDRMTQVAQASVSLPGASGGANELDSNFAEAGRFIIEKDKASIGMLQRVFKIGFNRAARIMDQLSEAGVVGPEEGTKPRKVLMTMEEFERYIDDYV